CCGATCTCCTTCTTGCGCAGGGCGTACTCGCCCTCGTCGAGCCCGGTCCAGGCGGCCAGCTCGGTGTGGGTGGAGATCATCACGGCCCGGTGGCCGGGCGGGGCGCTGACCTCGTCCCCCGGCGCGGAGACGGAGACGAACATGTTGTTCCCGTCCCCCAGCGGCACGTCGTACGACTGCAGCAGCTGGTGGTGGGTGAGGTCCTGCCCGGCCACCTCCTCCTCGGGCACTCCGAGGAAGACCACGCAGGCGCCGCCCAGCGCCTCCTCGTCGCGTGCCAGGTACGGCCGCAGCCGGCCGGCGACCGGGAGCGCGGCGCAGAGCCGGGCCGTGGTGGCGGCCGGGACCGCGCAGACCAGGCGACCCGCGGTGACCGCGCCCCGCCGTGTCTCCAGCCGGTACTCCCCCGGGCCGCCGGTCACCCGGGACACCTCGCAGCCCACCCGGAGCGAGCCGCCGAGCGCCCGGTAGTGGGCCACCAGCACCCGCCAGAAGCCGTGCATGCCGCCGAGGTGCCGGCTCAGCCCGGCGCCCCGGATGGTCACGCCGAGTGCCGCGTTGATCAGCGGCGCCTCGTCGATCCCGGCGTGCACGGTGTCCTCGACCAGCATGCCCAGCAGCCCGACCAGCGGCGCGTCGGCCCGTAGGCCGTGGCTGCGCAGGGCGTCCCCGAGCGTCCGGTTGAGGTGACGGGCGAGCGGCAGGCCCGCGAGACCGACCGCGCGCAGGTCCCGCAGCGCGGTGGCGGGTCCGCGCACCGGCAGCCGGACGCCGGCCCGGCTGGCCCGCCAGAAGGTGTCCGCCAGGCGGTCCAGCAGCGCCCAGAAGCGCCGGTGCCGCTCGGTGTCGCCGAGCATCCGCAGCCGTTCGGCGTGCCAGGCGGCCGGGTCGCGGTGCAGCACCACCTCGCGGTCGGGCAGGAAGGCCCGGTAGCCCGGCAGCGTCTGCGCCTCCAACGGGCCGATGCCGACGCTCTCCAGCAGTTCGGCCCCGACCCCGCCGGGCTCGAAGTCGACCAGGGTGGTCGCCCCGACGTCGAAGGAGAAGCCCCGCTTGCGGTAGTACCCGGCGCAGCCGCCGGCGTGGCCGTGCGCCTCCAGCACCACCGTGGACAGGCCGGCGGCCTGGAGCCGGAGCGCGGTCGCCATGCCCGCCATGCCGCCGCCGATCACCGCCACATCGGCACGGGACTCGATCTGAACGTTCGTTCTGAACATGCGTTCAGCATGCGGCCGTGTCTGAGTACGCGTCAATACCCGGCGATGTCATCGCAGTTCAGAGCACCCGCGGACCGGTGGACGGCGCCCGGCCTGACTGGTGGCGGGGTCGAGCGGCGCCGCGCGACGGGTCAGCGCGACGCCGCCGGGACGGTCACCGGCGACGACCCGCCGGGCACCAGCAGGTGCGGAGTCCCGCTGCCGTCCGCCGGCACGCTCCAGACGTCGGTGCCCTTCCCGTCCCGGGCCGGCAGCGCGTACCCGAGCGTCTCCCCAAGCCAGGACGCCTGGTCGTCCACGCTGCGCGACTCGGCCACCGGGTGCTCCTGCAGTCCCGCCAGGTCCAGGACGTGGAGCCGCCAGGGCGCCGCCGGGTCGGCCGAGACCTTCTTCTTGAAGGCGATCCTGGTGCCGTCCGGCGAGAGTGAGGGGCACTCCACGTTCTCCCGCAGGGTGCGGGCCGACCAGGCCCGGAGGTCGCCCTCGACCAGGTGGGTCCGGCCGCCGGTCGAGACGGTGGCGTAGAAGCGGTTGTCGTCGGAGGCGAAGGTGATGCCCCAGTAGTTGACGTCGGCGGCGTGGTGGCGGGCACCGTCGACGGTCAGCGGGATGGACTCGACCGACTTGACCAGGTAGCCGGTGCGCAGGTCGAGGATCGACGTCCGGGTGGAGAAGGTCCCCGCCGCGTAGGAGTCCCCCACGGCGAAGGTGGTCCAGGCGAGCAGCCGCCCGGAGGCCGACACCCGGGCCCGGTTCGGGATCCCGGGCACCGTCACCGCCTGGAGCTCGGTGAACCGCCGGTCGTACACCACCGCCCGGGTCCGGGCCGGGGTGCCGGGCAGCGCCAGCAGGCACAGCGCCCGGTCTCCCCCGGTGTGGAAGCGGGCGCAGGACGGCCCGTCCGCCGGCCCCGGGCTGCGGGCGACCCG
The window above is part of the Kitasatospora sp. HUAS MG31 genome. Proteins encoded here:
- a CDS encoding phytoene desaturase family protein, whose protein sequence is MFRTNVQIESRADVAVIGGGMAGMATALRLQAAGLSTVVLEAHGHAGGCAGYYRKRGFSFDVGATTLVDFEPGGVGAELLESVGIGPLEAQTLPGYRAFLPDREVVLHRDPAAWHAERLRMLGDTERHRRFWALLDRLADTFWRASRAGVRLPVRGPATALRDLRAVGLAGLPLARHLNRTLGDALRSHGLRADAPLVGLLGMLVEDTVHAGIDEAPLINAALGVTIRGAGLSRHLGGMHGFWRVLVAHYRALGGSLRVGCEVSRVTGGPGEYRLETRRGAVTAGRLVCAVPAATTARLCAALPVAGRLRPYLARDEEALGGACVVFLGVPEEEVAGQDLTHHQLLQSYDVPLGDGNNMFVSVSAPGDEVSAPPGHRAVMISTHTELAAWTGLDEGEYALRKKEIGERLIGHARRAYPELGRRAVFAQTGTPRSYQRFGFRPGGAVGGPRQRLRNTNQFAVPHDLGGPGLWLVGDSTWPGLGTVACVLGSRIVAEGVLREKGHRR